DNA from Coleofasciculus sp. FACHB-1120:
CTCTTCCCAATCCAGATGGCTCTGACTGGTACAAATAATATAGTTAATCTTCCAGATATTTACAGTCAGACAGGACTGCCGCAAATCAGATTAAACGTACAGAAGGTAAAGGAAATCGCCCCGCGATGCAGATGTAAGGCAAAAGGAAAAATGCGATCGCCTTACCTTTTCTCTCTGATACCTTGGCAGTAAAGGCGGGAAATCTGCGAAACTATCCTATGATAGATGCGATCTGTTTTATCCCTGGATAATGCATTCCTGACCACATTCCTGACACCACAATGGACGAATCAATCGCCCAACTGTTAGACGGTAAAGCGCTAGCTGAACGAATTTACGGACAGCTACAAGAGCAAATTCAGCAAATACAAGCCACTGCGGGACGCCCTCCGGGACTAGCCGTGCTGATGGTTGGCGATAATCCAGCCAGCGCTGCTTACGTGCGGAATAAAGAACGCGCCTGTGCCAAAGTCGGGATTGCCTCCTATGGGAAGCATTTCCCCACGGAAACGACCGCTTCAGAACTAGAGCAAGTCATTGAAACCCTGAATCAAGATGAGCGGGTTGATGGAATTCTCGTTCAGCTGCCCCTACCCAACCACCTAGACGCTGTTTCCCTGCTGCATCAAATCGATCCAGATAAAGACGCTGATGGACTGCATCCCCTGAACTTGGGGCGGCTGGTGCGCTCTGAAGCTGGTTTACGCAGCTGCACGCCAGCCGGAGTCATGCGCCTGTTGCAGGAATACCAGATTGATGTGAAGGGGAAACAGGCAGTGGTGGTAGGGCGCAGTATCCTAGTGGGCAAGCCGTTGGCTTTGATGCTCTTAGACGCAGACGCCACCGTTACCATCGCCCATTCGCGATCGCACGATCTCCCAACCATTACCCGCAACGCTGATATTCTGCTGGCAGCCGTGGGGCGTCCAGCGCTGATTACCGCCGAGATGGTCAAACCTGGTGCTGTCGTCATCGATGTCGGCATTAATCGCGTCACCGACGACGCGGGTAAATCCCGATTGGTGGGAGATGTCCACTTTGATTCCGTCCAAAAGGTCGCGAAGTTTATCACCCCAGTTCCCGGCGGGGTTGGCGCGATGACCGTTGCGATGCTGCTGCAAAATACAGTTTGGAGCTACAGCCAGCGCTATCTCTAGTTTTGAGTTTTGAATGAAGACGGTTTGAGGCGCGAGGACTCTGGACGAATTCCATCACTCAACACCGATCGCTCACAATTCGTAACTTTTTGTGACCCAAAGCCCCGTAAAATTGTTACGGAAACGACTGTGCTACAAGGAATCACGGGATGTTAGCGACAGATGACCTTCATGCTCCCAAAGGTGAATCAGCCACCTTTGACCTTTCAACCTACCTGACTCAACAACAGGCTCTGGTAGAAGCAGCTCTGGATAGTTCCCTCCCAGTCACCTATCCAGAAAAGATTTATGAGGCGATGCGCTACTCGCTTTTAGCTGGAGGCAAGCGCCTGCGTCCCATTCTTTGCCTTGCCAGCTGCGAACTGGCTGGAGGCACCGTAGAAATGGCGATGCCAACTGCTTGCGCCCTGGAGATGGTTCATACCATGTCCTTGATTCACGATGACTTACCGGCGATGGATAACGACGACTACCGGCGGGGCAAATTGACCAACCATAAGGTTTATGGTGAAGATATTGCCATTCTGGCGGGGGATGGTCTATTGACATACGCCTTTGAGTTCATTGCCTCAAATACCCAGAATGTATCAGCAGCAAGAGTATTGCAGGTGATTGCTCAGTTAGCCAAAGCAGTTGGTGCTGCGGGATTAGTGGGCGGTCAAGTCGTTGACTTGGAATCTGAAGGAAAGCCGGATATTCAGGAAGAAACGCTCAATTTCATTCATACCCACAAAACAGGTGCGCTCTTAGAAGCTTGTGTAGTCTGCGGCGCGATTTTAGCGGGAGCTGAATCGGAAACCTTGCAACGGATGTCTCGCTATGCCCAAAATATTGGCTTGGCGTTTCAGATTGTGGATGACATTTTGGATATCACGGCGACTCAGGAGGAGTTGGGGAAAACTGCTGGGAAAGACATCCAAGCCCAAAAGGCAACTTACCCGCGACTTTGGGGACTTGAGGAATCAAAAGTTAAGGCTCAGCAACTGATTGACGCTGCCAAAGGAGAATTGGCAACCTTTGGAGAAAAAGCTAATCCTCTGATTGCGATCGCAGATTTCATTACTACTCGCACTCACTAGAAAATAAGCCCCTCACT
Protein-coding regions in this window:
- the folD gene encoding bifunctional methylenetetrahydrofolate dehydrogenase/methenyltetrahydrofolate cyclohydrolase FolD, which encodes MDESIAQLLDGKALAERIYGQLQEQIQQIQATAGRPPGLAVLMVGDNPASAAYVRNKERACAKVGIASYGKHFPTETTASELEQVIETLNQDERVDGILVQLPLPNHLDAVSLLHQIDPDKDADGLHPLNLGRLVRSEAGLRSCTPAGVMRLLQEYQIDVKGKQAVVVGRSILVGKPLALMLLDADATVTIAHSRSHDLPTITRNADILLAAVGRPALITAEMVKPGAVVIDVGINRVTDDAGKSRLVGDVHFDSVQKVAKFITPVPGGVGAMTVAMLLQNTVWSYSQRYL
- the crtE gene encoding geranylgeranyl diphosphate synthase CrtE — protein: MLATDDLHAPKGESATFDLSTYLTQQQALVEAALDSSLPVTYPEKIYEAMRYSLLAGGKRLRPILCLASCELAGGTVEMAMPTACALEMVHTMSLIHDDLPAMDNDDYRRGKLTNHKVYGEDIAILAGDGLLTYAFEFIASNTQNVSAARVLQVIAQLAKAVGAAGLVGGQVVDLESEGKPDIQEETLNFIHTHKTGALLEACVVCGAILAGAESETLQRMSRYAQNIGLAFQIVDDILDITATQEELGKTAGKDIQAQKATYPRLWGLEESKVKAQQLIDAAKGELATFGEKANPLIAIADFITTRTH